ccgcagactggttgctacggaagagccaacctcactccacatcaccgagcgaggctacttcaaggcaaactcggtattggagcgggaaggtaagtggctccagaaagaacgcaAATAAGCGCTCTAAACAAACCCTTGTCGAAcagcaagcgtccgaacagcggtaacaagtctgcttatgactttgtttgcccgcctatgggccgcatagaataaacaatggtgggcatacccttgcctatgaccatgtgtatttacccatagtacaaatctacattgttcgaccaaagatggccaacaatgacgcaacgaggtaaccgcaaaggacgtgcggttactagagagctatgacgacgaacacgaaaacccaacaaaaaagggatcgtcatcTCATGACTAGATGCtaaacatagagcttgagcaaagcacttacaagcatCAACTGCTTTTGATCCCGATCTCAGAGATTGATccaaagtttcttttcttcttcatgcaccaattcaacaattggtttGAAGACAAGACCACCTCTCAGAGGTTGAAAGCCTGTgcataccttcaaaccaccatctcagaggttggttcgaagtttgtgcagcattactaacaaagtctccaagaggccttcggcacaacaacaggtggcaagcaacctggtgacataaatcggctgagaatttcgcatcagacgaaattccttcaccgatacggaagaggcgtcagatgacccttccagacctccagcttgatttacatacagaaaagaccacacatggtctaggatcttctccagactccaaactaccttccaaacaccatagtccagtactcctcccacatacaacttatatatggcagcaacactagactggggggacttgaaggggtatggtcccagatctcgcgtcagcatcgaccgcgagtgaccattacccttatcaaaacccccactagctaacaacctacttgtgcccatgcgagcacgcgtcggcacaagggttgaatccaatctatctagtaacgaaggaggacttacatgaaacatgagaacggtagagtgatgcgacatagcatcacatctggtgtatgaaaacggaagtattcacagcgatgcggcctcgcaccgcatccagtgaacacttctatcaatacaagaaagcctaggcatagaagaagatgaacataacggtgcggctggcaccgcaccatatgggcattttcgtcacgacaagggatgcaggcaaatcgtctccgcggacgacgatgcggctagcaccgcatctcgcgtattccttgatcacaagtaggagacgcagtaacttcagacgttaccgcatgcagcgatgcggcttgcaccgcatcctatgcactcaacaagtgggactgacaccacagtgcaagtggcaccaatggcagttacctgtcagagctacgtaagcaatggactgacgtggcgtaacctccacaaccgacaagcctgacacacctgcaaaggtgcagcacgtcgtcagtccatccatcatcatcctccttcactcctcggctataaataccaaccccaaaccaggtttgaggtatctcttcacaactctctcactactactactatcttactttgcttcctaagcaaactactgattctcacgccggagagtggtaacaaggagcaccccccacaccatcctccttgttacgagtcacggcttgtttccttgtgcaggagatcaaccaccggtgatccagccagcgatcctcgagaggaagggattaacccttcttgacgagaccagtgtgttaaccctgcccggttaaccattgtttcatcaaagataaatttacttattgcttcatctttactttttagtaaatatacatagcagtatttagtactatcgtcaataaacgtgatgaagtacttatttccacctcttgtgggtaccgcttttaaatcacaaatatcagtgtgaattaaatcaaggggttcggttattcgttcaaccgatttcgatgatgttcttgtaagtttggattcaacgcatgtttcacatttatagtgtgaatcaatatggaatgttggtatacaatttaaattgattaaacggcgtattgaattaaaatttacgtgacctaatctaccatgccatttattcgaatcagaaaactcaagcatataagtagaagtagtagcaattttattcatgttcttgACAGTCATTACATTCAATTTGAACATACCATTTTGGGCATAGTCCTTGCCTACATACATTCCTCGTTTAGTTAGTACAAATTGATCGCTCTCAAAAAGTAAATGAAATCCAAACTTGTTAAGCAACCATCCCGAGACTAGATTCTTGCGCAAGTTCGGGACATACAACACGTTGCTTAGAGTGAGCTCCTTCCCCgaagtccacttcaagatcacCGTTCCTTCACCCATGATGTCAGCGGTGGCTGCATTTCCCATATACAGCTTCTCTTCTCCAGAAAGCGCCTTGAAGGTGGTAAAGAGGCTTTTGTCTGCGCAAACGTGACGGATCGCGcccgtatcaacccaccatccttttggagtgttggtcacagtattgacctcatccatcattgcgcttttgtcggaaatcattgccaccaaaggcattccgtcttcatccaccaggtgcgcacgctcacgctttggtttcttgcattggttagcccgatgccccggctcgtcacagttgtaacaagtcccttggaacgtttgaggtttctttttcacaacccctttcttcggtccaaggttgctagcctttgctttccctttgtcctttttccccttGCCCTTCGCGCCCTTAGAGGATTGCCCATGCTCAACCAAATTTGCGCTAGCACTAGTCTGCGCAAGGCTGCCTTTTAGGGCAATTCTATTGTCCTCTTCAATCCGAAGACGAACAATAAGATCCTCTATAGTCATCTCCTTTCGTTTGTGTTttagataattcttaaaatcaacccaactaggaggtaacttttcaatcatcgctgccacttggaatgtctcgctaAGTGTCATGCCTTCCACAGAGATGTCATGAAGTATAATTTGGAATTCTTGGACTTGATTCATAACTGTTTTAGAATCATCCATTTTGAAATCCAAAAAACGggctaccacaaatttctttgtgccagcatcctccgttttgtacttcttGTCCAAGGCATCCCAAAGctctttggaagtcttgacgttgtagtacacattatacaacgCATCTGACAAGCCGTTTAACACATAGCCACGACATATGAAATCCGAATGCTTCCACGCGTCTACCGCGCACTATCTTTGTGCGTCGGTCTCCCCTTCCacaggttggggagcggtttccgttaagaacctcgcaaggttcatggtggtcaggtagaagaacatcttctgctgCCACCGCTTAAAGtgtagacccgagaacttctTGGGTCGTTCAGCGTGATtggccactgtggacgctcccacagtggtgGCGTTGAAGGGGGTTCCCGTCACAACATTTGTGGTGTTGTTAACGTTGACATTTTCGTTCAACATgctgaaaaaattaaaattttagagTTTAGTCAAAATTCTGATTTACGCAAAAACCAGAAGTAAactattaaattttaattttttaccacaaatttactgtttaggcttctaagtctaagggggtgtttgggattgctttttcaaaatagattatgcgttttggataatcagaatcagataatcagctgtaacaaaacgtgctgcagaaagatagtgtttggatttgattatgctgtttgatatcacaataatcagataatcaactattgagtgtttggcaaatatatatattttaaaaaataaataagtgaaatgacaaaaaaaaacattaaccATCAAATCAAACAAACAATATCAAGAAGCCAAAAACAACAAACGCCAGTTCAATCGCTACACCATATGATTTCGGTACAAGGTAAGTAAACAAATTATTCACTATTCTGCATTAGTACTGCAATTGCAACAGATAAACATTCAATTGGATTGCATAATATCTTTTGCAATTCTCTCTCTTACCAAACTCATATATAGATCGTCTTGCCTACGACGTGTAGTTATGTCTTCTTGTGTTCCATTAATTCTGATGGATGTATCACTTTCAACATCTCGGGTTGGACGATAGGTTTCTTGTTGTGCTTTGttaaatgcttcatcaaaatgacCTTTCATCCTAATGTAGTTGTGAATTGCCATGGATGCTATCACAATGTCGACCTGTGTTTCATAAGAGTAATTAACATGCATATCTTTTAATATTGCCCACCTTGCCTTCCATACTCCAAATGTCCGTTCGATCACATTTCTTAAAGATGAGTGATAGTAGTTAAATGTCTCTTTTAGTCCTTTCGGAGCGCGTTGGGCAGCTGTTTGACCTCGACGAAAATCAGGTATATGATAGCGAACATCATTTCCTTTATAAGGAGCAAGATAACCTCTGGTATTAGGGTACCCGGCATCAACAACATAGTACTTATCTGTATAAATTGACCTTGTACTTCAATGCAATGGGTTAAGTAAAAATATATAGcataaaacatacataaaataataCTAACCACCCGTTGGACGAGGAAATTTCACCTCTGGCTTACGTAATGCTTCTAAAAAAATTCTTGTGTCATGTGCAGTGCCTTCCCATCCCGCCCATGCAAATGTAAAACACATATTAAAATCACACGCTGCCATGATATTTTGGGTTGCATATCCTTTTCTACCAATATATTTTGCTTGTTCATGCTCTCGAACTGATGCCTTAACATGTGTTCCATCAATAGCACCAATGCAATCCTATAGATACAAAACACTACTTACTAATTCACAATACTATAGACAAAGTATTAATTCTGAAATTTGAAGTAAAAAAATAGAACACACCTTGAACATGGGGTAATACCGAGAGTTGTTTAAGAGTTGTGGAGGTACTTCATCATTGTAGTTTGCTTTAGGCATGATGATGTCCCCGCTAAGCTTAAGCACCGCTCTTAAAACACGATGGAAATGCCTATGAATAGTTTCTCCTGAATGATTGAAAATTTCTTGAGCTAGTCTATTTCCACATCCGTGTGCTAATATCAACAAAAAAATACCAACAGACTCTTCAATAGATACATTACGTGTCTCCTTTAGGTTGTAGTGCATTCTAAGATCCGAACATAAGCTCTTGAAAACATCAACATGTAACCTGAAATCTTCATAACAACGTCTAGGATGACCATTGAGTATTTCTTGAATAAAAATATTTCCTGTACGACAGGAAGTGCGACAAGGGATACGTGGGATATTCATCATATTGTGTACTACCATCACCCCTTTGACGACTAAACCGCATAGTAGTAAAAACCGTTTCTCATCATCTAACCAATCTTCCTCATTTGAGTCATTGTTCTCATCTTCACTATCGGAATTCACATTTTTACCATGGCTTGGTATCTCCATCCTATTGAAGTACATAATAAAAAGAGATAAATAGTCAAAATAATTCAAAATGAAACATAGCTAAAACATAGTATCGAAAGTTCTTGTAAAAAACACAATGTCATTTATTCAAACAAGGCACACATAGAAATGTCTACAAACGAACATCCAAAGAGCAAAGAATAATatcaattaaataaaaatataacacgCCATCACTCGTCTATAAGTGAGTAGAGAAAGCTAATCTTGTCGATGGTAGTTGGCGGGTACATAAAGCTTTCCCTTGCCTCTTTTTTCATCAAGATTCGTAGTGCCTTGTTATAATTTATCGAACTTGGCTCAAAACCCGGGAAGTTTGAAACAATATCCATACATTCTGATAGAGTAGGTATTTGATTACTTGGTGTGCTTCGTGAGGATAGTGCTTCAATAACCGTGTCAAGTTTAGCTTCAAGTGAGGAAGCTATTGTACTTTTTCCCCTGCTTGAACGACCATGAGCATTGTTTTGCATTTTCCTCCTCTTGACCAAATTGCTTTCTGGAAATAATATTTCCGCATCATCACCTAAATTCCCTTCATCGCTATCTGCCTTCCCTTCTACATCCATAACACCAATATCGTCTTGAACATCACTTTGACTAATTTCATTTTGCAATTGATGAGGGGTTTTAGACTTATCCCCAGTGGCAACACAGTCTCGAAACAATGGCTCGTAAAACTCTTGATACATCTCTAAATTTTTgtccttgaattttgcaagttctGGATCCGCCTTTAAATTGAAGTAAACAAAAGTTAGTACCTAAACTACGATGACTTCCAATCCCTCTTCATTGAATCCCAATGGTTTTTAAGTTGCAGTTTGGTGTAATCTTTTCCTGTTCGAGTTTTTAGATTATTTGCTAGGTTCGTCCACCCAACCTTATTGAAGTGGCTCGCAGGTCTATTACCATTTTTGACTTCCTCGAGACACAACTCAACAAATATCATATGGGTACTAGAATCCCAAACAGTTTTTCTAGCACTAGCCTTGGTAGATGAAAGCTTACTTGTGGCATTTTCATGGTTCAAATCCATTCCCTGTTAGACGAACATATTTGGCATGTATCAGCGGTATGATGTAATTATTGTGCCAATCTAATCCGACATCTTTGGCTATTATGACCCACATATTGTTTTCTACCAGTCATTCATTTCCACCTTTCTTTATAACAGTCAAATATAAGCATAGTTCTATTCGAAACGTAAAGTAAGTATTATAGCGGTACTGCCATAGATGACTAACAAGCCTGAGATTACATAACTTCCTTAGACTTAAGTGATCAAGAGTGTACTAGTGTGTGTTTTGTTGTATGGCATGGAACAGGAGAACTCATCTCTTTGTACGCATTAATATATATTGTGGGTGACTTCTAAAGTTCTAATTTGTTTGACTTGTTCCCTTTATAGCTAGTTTTTTTATGTAACCCAAATAAATCTATTCATAAGTGAGCTGATCAAAATTGACACATCTATATAATTAAGTCTTAGGATTGTATGTATGGTATAGCATGATAGGCCCAAAAATATTCttcaattttttttcttaatGGCCCAACCCAGAGGTATGTGAGGCTATACTTTGCTGGAAAATGAAAATAGAAGCAGTCATACATATGGGCACACATTCAGAAAAAAGGTCACTTTTATTATTTTCAAGCTGTCCACACCAAGCAGCTGCTGTTGTTAATTTTGTCTATTTGATTGGTTAACTAAGTTGAAATGTTGAAGTAACTTATATGTCTGTGTTCCTTATTATTTGTTATTATTCTTCTATTGGGAGCTATATGGATAATCTTGAAACCACAAACTGATAAAAATCAAAACGGGTCTCTAGGATCCTGAAGGTTTGTATTTCTTGTAAGATTTGAATAGATTGCAGGTGGCATTCATATCTACTTTATTTATGAATGAGTCGATTTGCATGTGTTTTATTTCAACGAGTCAAATGACCCAATAAAAAAAGTTAACTAGAACTAGAAGAGAAAAAGTTAAAATGGGTCAAACAGGTTGAAAGTAGCCTAAAGTGAGTAAAGTCTATTTTTAGTGCACAGAACCTCTTAAATCGTTTTATATagagatttaaatcttactgtaATATTGTTTTTGTAAAGTTTTAGTTACTGCATTACTTATTTTGTACCAAGTTTAAAGATGGTCAAAATATTGTTTGCAAGTCAATCCAAGTTCGAGCCGTCCTATTTGAACTTTGTTATAACACGGCATGTTACAACATGAACCCGTTTTTGACCCGTTTCTCATCCTGTCCAAAACGGGTAATTCTTTGTACACGTCGGACAGGTTAATCCCAAACACATTCTGtccaaaattattattattattatcatatttGTATTGTCGAGTATGATTATGATAATTATACTCCGGTATAATCTATTTTGTTATAATTAGTGTGTCGAGTATGTTTCATTAACTCGCTAACCCACCAACCCGACAAGATTGACACCCCTAATTTTGCACCATATCACTCATTCACATGCATTAGAAGAGCAAGAACTAGTACCGCTTCTTTACAGAAGAATGAGAAGACCATTATAACTTATTAGCAACCCAAATCTAGAAGACACCATTGGCTATcctctaaataaaaaaaaacaacagaTCATACCAGCATAAAACATAAAGTAGATCATGCCACCATTATAATAACCATGTACCTAGTGCTATACGTTTACTTCAATAATATTATTGGTTTCTAACCTATTTGTTTTATTAATCGACAACAAACCCTAAGTTAACTCAGCCTTTTTTTATTGAATCAAACGACgaacaatcaacaacaatttcATTGAATCAAACCAATTGCACCAAACCGAAAccgaaaacaaaaacaattaacAGGACGAATACCTTACGTAGGGCAAACGGCAGATGCTAGAGGTCAGGAGAAAATTAAGAGACGAGAAACCCTAACGCGCCGCTTTCAATCTGTTGTGTGGGAAACGAATGGCTGAATATCACGCACCAAGAAGAGAAGAAATAGTTAGAAAAAAAAGGGTGAATTTATACTATTAATATGTAGAGAAGAAATAGTTGTGGTGATCGAAAGTAAAGAAGATGATTGGGGATCATGATGAAGAAGCATACCTCTTGATTAAGCGAACTGCTGCAGCTGTGATCGATCAAAGGATCGTGATGAAGAGACCAACTTCCATGGAAATTTTGGCGGCAGTTATGGCGCTATATTATGTGGAATCACGTTTCCTTGCAGTAAGGGGAgacctacttatggattatcacgttttgaagtctacaaaacgtaaaaaatcactttttattaattttttaccaaacactcaaaatagattttttgcgatttcaaaacacaataatcagataatcaggTTAaaaaagcaatcccaaacaccccctaactttgaagaccaaaaacagaaaatttttaataattagaacttactgattggcttctaagtccaactttgaagaccaaatcaGAAAGTTTTTAGCAAGTTGGGACAGATTCTGAGATGTAACCAAAATGGTTTTCAACCAAAGTCGCTCCTTTGAagatgaaaacaaaaaaaaatctgtttttaaaacacaaactgagtgaaaacaaaactggtttgaatcacAAACAGAATGGTTTTGATTACAAGAACGGTTTTAAAAatctgttttaagattgtaggaaccgttcgcgtaataataaataaaataaacaaattttattaaCTGATTACAATACAGAAATAGAAAGCTAACAACTATtactattacaactgaaataaaagaCAATACAAGAAGGGGTAGAAACAGAATTGACTGAGGCAcatgttcaacacgcttcccttaaaacaaattccgagtctcccaagagtactcgttttgtttcccagggtacaacagccggagcagtagtactgccggagttcgcctacaacccgaaggttaccttgaaactGCAAGAGAGAGATTAGAAAAGCTATGGAGAGACAGAGAATTGCTGTTGTGTTGCTGGGTTTTCGTAGTGTACTCTACAGCaaggtatggagctgtatttatacagctcctggtttgaaacagccaaaaacgaattaaatgagaggtttaaattgcattaaacgtcttcaatgcaatttaatacgtcatttaattctcagtcaaagcctattaactcgttagttacgaagctggactgaaactgcactgtcattcaatgctggaagcttctgcgcgcgcgcgcgcaagTCACCCTGGTGCGCGCGCGCCCAGGTCTGCAcgcccatgcgcggtgcgtcctcttGGCTCAGTTGTTGTATCGCCGGCCTATTATTCGACGTGTTATTAAAGATATCAAAAATACTTTGTTTTGCGAATCAAATGTTCGAATAGccttttcaaaaatattttcgtcGGTGTGAGAATAATCAAACAACTTAAAGCAACCGTACGTTTGATCATTTGCCATGTATCGGGTCATACCCAATGAGTGGTAACGCAAATGCACGAGTCTGGCGAACCGTGTGCAGCCAACCAAGTATCGGAAGTTATGTAAGAACAGGTTTGTAACTTTTCATATATTCTGTTAATTCTTTTTTAGCTTTGGTGCACGTATTTAAACAATCACATCTAAGGGTCGCACGACTTACATGTTTATAACACGGTTGGAGAGGTCGTTGAATTAACGAATTCAAGCGTTAGTTCTCGAAGTGTTAGAATGGCAAGCTTTCTTGAATCACAAATTGCGTCATTCCCAATCGGACCGCTTCAACGTTATTAACCCATAAACTTCATTTGTTCGACCTCGAAGTTTGACCTTCGACTACTTCTGTTTCAATGCCTTGCAATGCTTCAATTGTATGTGGTTCTTCAAAGTCGAATTTGCATCTTTCACAAAGAAAAAATTACCACAAAACTTGCAACAAGCCTTGTTCGGCACACTTGACATTTCACATAAATCGAAATTGCGACATATTCCGGGGTTTCTTTTTGTAGCCAGCTTGCGAATCACCATATCGCTAGATGGTCCACAACTAACCCGAAGATTGAGCGCTTGAAGCCATTCCTGGATTTTTTTGAACATAATAAAGAACTTGAGCGTTTTTGATCATTTTCTTATGAGTAGAGAGCGCTTTTTATTGTTGTGATTCAACCAAAACTAGGgatgtgaatttctgacacgacccgaaaacacgACACGAACTTAACACGACAttcgcgggtttaggtttagtctaaacgggttcgggtcagtttcaggttcagcccgcgaacccgtttagctaaacaggTCAAGTTCAGGTCAACCCAAGGTTaacgggttgacccgtttaacccgtccatattatattttatttttttacaatatgttttatgtcataaattaattTGGGTATGTCTCGCATAATTATAACTTAACAAGAGATATTGACACAACGTTTTATAATTTAAAAGCAattttattatatacatttgtgttttttaataaaattttaattttactgtattagtttgcaaaaaaaaatgaaaattcgggttgaacgggtcgtgttcgggtcaaccggCTAATATTCGGGTTCATATATATGACaagattttcgggttcgggtcggttgaacccgccaacccgcgaacccgacccgtttagcaTCCCTAACGAAAACACTCCCTACGTATTTATGCTAGTTAGGGGAGCCAAAATAGTAAAATATGACAAAAAAGGCCAAAATCTGACCCAAACGGTCAAAAAAGACTTGGTAGCTGGTAATGGTATATACTGATGAAACGTGTTTTAAAgccagttttttttttcttccaaGTTCAAAATCTGGTTTGGGTTGAATtagtatttttaaaaaaaaaaaaaatccggcTGGTTCCAAATTAACGGGGCGGGTTGCTCCCAAAGCAGTTTGGTCCAAACTGCTTTTTTTTCgaggttgggggggggggggtgttcggTTTCTATGTTGGTTGGCCCAAACCAATTTTTTAGCACCTCTACCAACTAGTGTGGAGTTCAGCCAATATTCGCGTTTTTGGTGCGTGATTTGCTATTGGTGTTCTCGCACATACATGCTAAGTTGGGTCATTGAAAAAATAAAGTGCTTCAAGGATTGATCCTGGCGGCTTGTTGGTGCTTATGGAAAATGAGGAATGAGCACATCTACTCCAACAAAACGGCTTTAATTGCTAAAACAGTGGAAAACATTAAACCGCTTGGCTACCTTTTAGATAAAAGGCACGTCTCCGTTTGAGTATCTGACATGGAAAGATTGGTGTaaatttatgttttgtatttgTTGTTTTTGATAGAAGTTGCCGTACAAAAAACATGTTGCATTCAAGAGCCAGGTTTAAAAGAGAAAGCCGATAGTTTGAGAAACAAAATattgataaaataaaaaaagcaCTTAGAAAACATCATTCAAAATTAGTAAATTACTACTCTTAATTGAGTACTTTTACTCTTAATTGATTACTTCAAACAAAGTAAAAAAATAGTTTGTCAATTTAATCACCTATATAATTTTTGAATAAGTTAAAACAAACTATTCTTTTTGAAGAATTGTGTTGGATAAAAACAAAAGTATGAGTTAAAACAAACTATTCTTTTAGAAATATTGTGTAGGATAAAAACAAAAGGATAGTTTATATTAAATATGATTCCGAATAAATAAATGGGGGACCTAGAGCTGTTGTCCTGCCTGAGGATACTGCCGACGAATTTTAATATGCTCAACTacaaatgaatgaatgaatgaccATCCTCATTAATCAATGCACCATATCCCACTGATATATATTAAAACTTATACATGAATATATACATATCATCTACTATAGTATGAGTTTCATTGCCAAAGTCTGATTATTACGATAAAATACCATTAAACTAATTTGTTTATATGCATGTGCATACATATATATTATAACCATGGTTGTAGAactcgctaggcgctagtcggccAGTAGGGTGAAGACTAGCGATTAATTGGGTCGgactttttatgtataattttaagatatatatacacacatatttttATACGTACTTTTTTAACTAGACAAGTTTTACCATAATGTGATTTTTTCTGATACTTTCCGTTTTTTCTGATTTTCTCCGACTTTTGGCC
Above is a window of Helianthus annuus cultivar XRQ/B chromosome 14, HanXRQr2.0-SUNRISE, whole genome shotgun sequence DNA encoding:
- the LOC110904735 gene encoding uncharacterized protein LOC110904735 — its product is MEIPSHGKNVNSDSEDENNDSNEEDWLDDEKRFLLLCGLVVKGVMVVHNMMNIPRIPCRTSCRTGNIFIQEILNGHPRRCYEDFRLHVDVFKSLCSDLRMHYNLKETRNVSIEESVGIFLLILAHGCGNRLAQEIFNHSGETIHRHFHRVLRAVLKLSGDIIMPKANYNDEVPPQLLNNSRYYPMFKDCIGAIDGTHVKASVREHEQAKYIGRKGYATQNIMAACDFNMCFTFAWAGWEGTAHDTRIFLEALRKPEVKFPRPTGDKYYVVDAGYPNTRGYLAPYKGNDVRYHIPDFRRGQTAAQRAPKGLKETFNYYHSSLRNVIERTFGVWKARWAILKDMHVNYSYETQVDIVIASMAIHNYIRMKGHFDEAFNKAQQETYRPTRDVESDTSIRINGTQEDITTRRRQDDLYMSLVRERIAKDIMQSN